Genomic window (Croceicoccus sp. Ery15):
CTTCGGGGGTATGGCTTGAGAACCTGGAGCTTCTGGCAGGATCTCAGCCAGCTGCAAATGCTGTACCCGCACGATTGGAAGACTATGATCAACAACTGCGAGGTGTTGCAGGCCTTCGGGTTCGCCAATGCGCGCGTCGCCCGCGATGGTGCCGAGCTGACAGGTTACGAGGATTGGCGCGTCCTTCAGGATCTCGAATTTCCTGAAATGGTTCTTGCAATAGCAGGGGACAAGCCAGTCATCGCGCGCAAGCCCAACTATCTCGAAGACCCCGCATTCGTGAGCCAGTTCGACGATAACCTGTTCTACAGCAAGACCCCGCAGGACCGGCGGGAGACGAGGGCGCCCACCCAGCCCGCGAAACGTGGAAGCCTGGCTGAGCTGAAGCGGCAACGGGCTCGCGAGAAGGCCGAAGCGGCGCTGGGGCGACAGCCTTCCGCAAGCGAGGTGCTGGACGCCAAATTCGACCTGTCAGGCCCAGAATTCACGCCCCCGGAAGACATCCCTGACCCCTTCGCCATGCCGGACGATGACGGTCCCCATAATGGCACCGATGATGATGATCGCATCGGGGAGGACGACGGGAAGCGCGGTGCCCCGGACGACGATGCCAGCGATGGTGCGAAACCTTGATCGACAAGGAAGAGAACCCGGTCGCGGTGGGCTTTATCGACGGACAGAACCTTTTCATGCAGGCGAAGCGTCTGTTCGGCTATCGCACACCCAATTTCGATCCGTTCACGCTCCATCGCGAGATCTGCGAAGTCGCGGGTTTCGTGCCCGGAGCGGTGCGCTTCTACACCGGCATGCCGTCGGCGCGGCGCCAGCCCCGCTGGCACGCCTTCTGGTGCAACAAGACGCAGGCGATGGAGCGCATCGGCGTGAATGTGACTACGCGCCCCCTGCGCTACCGCAAACGAAGCATCTTCGATGACGACGGCGATGTCGAGTTCATGGTTCAGGCAGAGGAAAAGGGGATCGATATCCGCATCGCGCTCGACCTTGTGCGGATGGCGAGGCGGGCCTGTCTGACTGACGGACCACAGTGAGGAGAAAACATGCAAGTTGATCGTATCTTCCTCAGTTCGACCTTCCTCGACTTCGCTTGGGAACGCGAGTTCCTCAACACCGAGCTGGTGCCGGCACTGAACGAGGAGTTGCGGAGTGAGGGACGGGAGATTGACCTGCTGGACCTGCGCTGGGGCGTGTCGCGCGATGCCGGCCTAGATAATCATGCGGTCGATATCTGCATGGCCGAGATCCGCCGCAGTCGCGCGTCGGGCGCACGACCCTATTTCCTCTATCTCGGCAGCGACCGGCCCGGCTGGATCCCCCTGCCCCGCCTGCTCGGCGAAGCGGATCATAGCGCCATCCTCTCAATCCTCGGCGAAGAGGATGACGAGGCCGTCAGGCTGTTCGATGAGCTCTACCGCGCCGACGCCAATTTCATCCAGCCCACCCGCATCCTGCGTAATCGCGAGACTTTCGAGGATATGCAGGGCCTCAACTGGACGCAGGCGGAGGAGCGCATCCGCAGCGTAATCGATGCGCATCTCGATCGCCTGTCGCCCGACCTGGCGCAACGCCTGTCGACGCCGGTCACGATGCAGGAACTCGCGCTCGGGCTCAGTCTCGTCGACGGGGATGCCGAACGGATCGGCGCGATGTGGCGAAGCGAAAAAAGCTCGCTGTTCGGACGCATGGCTAAGGCGAAGTCTCCGCACGATGGCCGCTGGCGCCAGCGCGTCGAGCGCATGTTCGCCGACAAGGGCGCGCGCATCGAGAATCTTGAGCGCTCGGGCGACGGCGACAAAGCCTATCGCGCCGCGTTCGAACAATGGGCGCGCAAGGTTCTGCTGCATGCCTCCAGCGGACACGATGCCGCCGAGAGCGCAGTTGATCCGACTGCGGGACCGGCGGCGCTCATCGAGCGTAAATGCGTAGCGCCACTGGCTGAGCGTCTCGGCCAAACGACCGGACAGCCATTGCTGGTGTTCGGGTCCAGCGGCTGTGGCAAGAGCATCGTCGTCGATCAGCTCGTCGAGCGAATGCCGGACGCCATCGTCTTGCGTCCGGGTCGCGAAAGGCAACGGCTCGACGGCGATGGCTTCGCCCGGCTGATGGGCAGCGCTGTCGGCGACGGCGTCGACCAAAGCGGCGAAGCGTCCGAGGCTTTGGCGGCGCTGCGGCGGCGGCTCGAGCGACCTTTCTCGAGCAATGTGCTACTGGTCGTCGACGGGCTCGACGAATGCGACTGGCGCGATGTCGGCGAAGCCGTTTCGTGGATCCCGGCCGAACCGGGCGAGCGTCTCACCCTCGCCATCACAACCAGCGACGAGGGTATTCGCGACGCCTTTGCCGACATTTTCCCGCACGACGCCGTGATCCCGCTCGCCGAATTCGACGAGGAGGAAACGCGGCAGGCGATCGAGAGCTTTTTGGGAGCCGACGGGCGGCAACTGCAGCCGGGGCAATTTGCGACCCTGTTCGAAGGTCTGGGAGACATGCCCGC
Coding sequences:
- a CDS encoding NYN domain-containing protein — encoded protein: MIDKEENPVAVGFIDGQNLFMQAKRLFGYRTPNFDPFTLHREICEVAGFVPGAVRFYTGMPSARRQPRWHAFWCNKTQAMERIGVNVTTRPLRYRKRSIFDDDGDVEFMVQAEEKGIDIRIALDLVRMARRACLTDGPQ